The genomic stretch CCATGACTGCTGGGCTTGTAGCCCTCTGTGGTTTATCATGTTTTCTACTAAGCTTCACAGACAGCTTTAAAGACAAGAATGGAAATATCTGCTATGGATTTGCCACAATAAGGGGCTTGTGGATCATTGATGGTTCAGCAACAATTCCACCAGAATTTGCTCAAAAATATCGACTGCGGTTTATAGATTTCATGCATGCCTTCATGTCAATACTGGTATTTGCAGCTGTTGCACTGTTTGACCAGAATGTGGTGAATTGTTTCGACCCAACACCTTCAGATGAGACTCAGGAGATGCTCACAGCTTTGCCAGTTGGGATTGGTATCATTTGTAGCATGTTGTTTGTTGTGTTTCCTACCCGGCGCCATGGAATTGGCTTTCCACTGACCAGTAATTAAGTTTGCTTTCCACTGGTTTGCTCTTCACTGCTATTTTTCTCAAAGTCATGTAAGTTGCGGGTTCCTGGgtatttattattactattattattattttttctctttgaaagTACCATTCTTGAATGCTAAAAATGACAAGGTTATTATCTTCAAAAAGTAATTCAAATGAGAGAATAATTCCATGATGACTTTCCAGTctcattcaaaaaaattaatcaagaaGGGCTATACCCACTCCCCCATAAATCCATAACGCTCGTGATTGGGCCCAATAATTTCTTGTGGAATTGCATATGAATGGAGTCATAAAATGATACTGGTTCTTGATATTTATACATGCTTAACTGATTAATTCAGACCCtgaatcatttaaattttttagtgcTGAGAGTCTACTGCAAGTTTTTGAAATGCAACAATACACCAATATCAGTCTATCATACTTTGGAAAACTCTTTTTGATGTACAAACTTGCATCAAAAActtaaaagacaaagaaaattataatcacAGATTGTATAGCGTCACAGTGGGAGAGAAAGTAAAATAATGCAACCTCTTTCCCATTTTCTCATTAAGGGTGTAGAAGCCTATTTTCATTACATGCAGAAACAATTAAGGAAAGAGAACTTAAGCATTTCTATTTTGTAAGAAATCATAGAGTTTCCTATGTCCCAATCCATACAAGAACTTGACATCTATAAACTTAGTAATCTGTTAAATTATTGACAAAGCATAAAATACTTCCAAGTTCCGCAACCCAAAATATGATTGATAAATAAGAAGTGCATGGTGCTGTAAATAAGTATATTAAAACTTCAAACGGTAAAAAGCGGGTTAAAAGTTATGGTACACAATACCTTGCAGTTTGGAATCATGCATCTCGACATCGGGTGTCTTCTTCATGTTcaacaaattcttttattaactcAGCCTGTTACAATTTAGCAGCTTTTTGCACTTTCTGCCGATCCCAAAATTCACTCACCACCACACTCCATGTTCCCTCGTCTGGAATGCATCCATCAAGCACCATTTCATCCACATGCCAGTAGTTTTATGAAGGTCACCATTCTTACAAAAGCTTGTTATGAGTGCCCATAAGTTCCAGCTTCAATTGTGATACCCCTAGTCTGCATACTTAGATAGACTTGAAATGCTCAATTTGCATCACTTTTACAGAGGCCTTGAACAACAATATTATGAATGCTAGCATGGAGACTCCAAGTTAATTGATTTGGTGAAATCCCCTGAACAACCATCACATCAAGGAAGTTTGCAGCCCCTTGAAATTTGCTGATATTgcagaagaaattttttaatgatctTGCTGTCTAACCCTGCATCTGGTTTCAAGCCCTGAAGCTTCATCCTATCAAGAATTTCCCTGGCTTCTTCGAGTTTCCCTTCTTTACATAGACCATTCATTAAAATACTCTATGTTATCAGGTTAGGTCTATGATGTTTGCTAATAATCATCTCAAATAGCTCCATAGCTTGTGAAGAACATGCACCCTTGCACAACCCATCCATTAAAGAACTATAAGTAAACACACTTGGATCTATATCTTTGCTCCTCATCTCTTCAAACAATCCCATAGCTTCATCTACATTCCCACATTTGCACAAACCATGGATTACAGAGATGTAAGTAAAAAGAATTGGTGAACACCCTTTTATCCCCACCTCTTTGAACAGCTCCTTTGCTTCATCTACGTTTTCCAATCTACACAACCCATTGATCAAAGTACCATGCGCATATGAATCTGGAGTGCACTGGTGATGAGGAATCTCACGAAATATTAAAATAGCAGCATCAATTGTCCCACTGTTCTTACACAGAACTTTGATCAGAACATTAAGGGATGCAACACTAATCGGAATACTCATTACTTGCACATACATATAAAACCTAAATGCTGTCCTTAATTGATTCTCTTCACAAGAATACCAAACGTGGTACTGAAAGACTTTTCAGTAGGTTCACACTCCCTTCATCCTATAGCAAACCCGAATAGCATCAACCGGCAATTAACACGTCCATAGCCCCTACAAATAGAGAgcaatatattttctttgttttacaACTCTCTTTCTTCATTCTGTCAAGAAGATCCTCAGCTTGTTTTAACTGATTAGCAGACACTAACCTAGAGATCATAAGACCAAATGTGGCTACATCATGCTTAAAACTATCAATTAAACATAACTGGATTCTCAAAAAACTTGTTCTCAACTTCTTTTAGTCGTTTCATCGAACAAGTGGTGTGCGTCAGACTTAAACCCA from Mangifera indica cultivar Alphonso chromosome 6, CATAS_Mindica_2.1, whole genome shotgun sequence encodes the following:
- the LOC123219312 gene encoding protein DMP4-like, with translation MEIKVEADSHHHEEQKLPLLQNMTLPEMERRNMIQKAISQTFQSTAHLAHLLPTGTVLAFQLLSPIFTNGGNCDSVSRSMTAGLVALCGLSCFLLSFTDSFKDKNGNICYGFATIRGLWIIDGSATIPPEFAQKYRLRFIDFMHAFMSILVFAAVALFDQNVVNCFDPTPSDETQEMLTALPVGIGIICSMLFVVFPTRRHGIGFPLTSN